Part of the Nitrosophilus alvini genome, TTCTGTATCTATATCTGCCCATACGCAAGAGTACAGTCGGTAATGTACGATGATGATACCTTCCAGACTGTATACGACTATAAAAGAGGCGGTAAGATATATGAAGAGGATCCCCAGACACACCAGATAGTCAAAAGAGTAAAAAACAGAAAAGAGCTTCTGGAACAAGACCCGGAGGCAGAGTGTACATACTGTGACAGCTGTGTGCGAGTATGTCCTACCCATATAGATATAAAAAAGGGTATGCAGCTTGAGTGCATCAACTGCCTCGAGTGCGCAGACGCATGTACCAAAGTGATGGGGGCACTGGGAAAAGAGAGCCTTATCAGATGGACAAGCTACCACGCTCTTGAGAGCGGAGGAAAGACAAGAGTATTCAGATTCAGAGTGATAGCATACCTTGTGGCTCTTACCATAGTTCTAATAGCACTCTTCTGGATGGGGACAAAAAAAGAGAGTATGCTCCTTAACATAAACAGAACGAGCCAGCTGTACAAAATAACAGCGGACGGAAGAGTGGAGAACTCATATGTATTTTTGTTTCAGAATACAGATACAAAAGACCACAGGTACTATTTCGAGATAGCGGACAATAAAGATATAGCTATAAAAAGACCCAAAAAGCCTTTCAATCTGATAGCGGGTAAAAAGGTTAAAAAGATAGTTATACTCTATGCCAGAAAACCTCTGGTAAAAGAGAGCAGAAAAGATACGCCTATTCCTATTACCATCAGAGCGTATGCTGTTGACGACCCGAAAATATCCGTCACCAGAAAAACTGTCTTTGTCTACCCCAGGTGGGACATTGTTGAAAAGAAAATGAAAAAAAAGTAAAAAATAATACGTAAGCTAAAAAAATAACCGTATCGATACGAGTGTATCGTTATTCTTTACAATAGAAAACTTTCTGCAAGTCTGCGGTCGTAAAAGTTCGGCTGCGGACCTTTCTCCATACACGCAAAGGAAAATAGATGGAAAAAAACATTTTGATTCTCGGAGGCGGATTTGCCGGAATAGAAGCCGCGATACAACTAAAAAAAGAGGGATTTAAAAATATCACTATTGTAAGCGATAGAGATTATATGTATATCTATCCAATATCCATATGGATTCCGGTTCATGACGTGGAATTTAAGGATGTTACAATCCATTTAAGCGAACTTGCTAAAGTACACGGCTTTGAGTGGGTTCTTGATGAAGTTGTACAGATAAAAGCCAAAGAAAAGAGAGTTGTCTGCAAAACGAGAGAATTTGATGATTTTGATTATCTGATAGTTGCAATAGGTGCGGGAAAAGTTAAACATGAGGGGATAGAAAATACTCTTTCAATATGCGGTAAACCGGAAGAGTCTTTAAAAATCAGAGACAAAATAGATGAACTTGTAGAAAAAGGTAGCGGCAAAATTGCAATGGGTTTCGGAGGAAATCCCAAAGAGAGTTCAGCTGTAAGAGGCGGACCAGCTTTTGAAGTT contains:
- the ccoG gene encoding cytochrome c oxidase accessory protein CcoG gives rise to the protein MSSASTSKPKSKTSDYLRGWVPYRYKRYLFYGAITIIALVLPFIKIGGNHFFLLNFDQKQLHLFFVRFDMQELYLMPFVLLLLFLGIFFLTTLGGRVWCGWACPQTIFRVIYRDLFETKLLRLRKRIDNKQIEPDMSKPSNQAKKLIAILLWSVLAFVAAADFLWYFIPPEEFFQYIQNPGDHPILMGFWISTALFLIADIVFIKENFCIYICPYARVQSVMYDDDTFQTVYDYKRGGKIYEEDPQTHQIVKRVKNRKELLEQDPEAECTYCDSCVRVCPTHIDIKKGMQLECINCLECADACTKVMGALGKESLIRWTSYHALESGGKTRVFRFRVIAYLVALTIVLIALFWMGTKKESMLLNINRTSQLYKITADGRVENSYVFLFQNTDTKDHRYYFEIADNKDIAIKRPKKPFNLIAGKKVKKIVILYARKPLVKESRKDTPIPITIRAYAVDDPKISVTRKTVFVYPRWDIVEKKMKKK